One genomic window of Luteitalea pratensis includes the following:
- a CDS encoding serine hydrolase domain-containing protein, with protein sequence MSPTRIAALVLAATLTASAQAQTLPGVGAAMQEMVASKEVAGAVTVVVSKDRVLHLDATGSADLSAKRPMTPDTLFWIASMTKPVTGVAILMLQDEGKLKISDPVAKYLPGFADLKTPSGKPANLTITQILTHTSGLGEAPGPAAQDARTLADLEKLWLVTPMQYEPGEKWQYTQSGINAASRIVEVISAMTFDAFVQQRIFDPLGMKDTTFYPTDAQLARLATAYVKNAATGALDAVPPRRDYGPRNRPPQGNGGLYSTAPDYARFCRMLLNGGTLEGRRYLSAASMRSLTTPLTGDLPTGFFQSDAWGNRGANYGWGLATSILRTPHDGVASMLSTGTYGHGGAWGTQAWIDPVKGVAYILMIQRSGLPNSDGSDIRRAFQQAAAAALAK encoded by the coding sequence ATGAGCCCCACGCGTATCGCCGCCCTGGTCCTCGCCGCCACTTTGACCGCGTCCGCCCAGGCGCAGACGCTCCCGGGCGTCGGCGCAGCCATGCAGGAGATGGTGGCCAGCAAGGAAGTGGCCGGCGCCGTCACCGTCGTCGTCTCGAAAGATCGTGTCCTGCATCTGGACGCCACCGGGTCGGCCGATCTGTCGGCGAAGCGTCCGATGACTCCGGACACGCTGTTCTGGATTGCCTCGATGACCAAGCCGGTCACGGGCGTGGCCATCCTGATGCTCCAGGACGAAGGCAAGCTGAAGATCTCGGACCCGGTGGCGAAGTACTTGCCAGGGTTCGCCGATCTGAAGACGCCGTCCGGCAAGCCCGCCAACCTCACGATCACGCAGATCCTCACCCATACGTCGGGTCTCGGCGAGGCGCCCGGCCCGGCCGCGCAGGACGCCAGGACGCTCGCCGACCTGGAGAAGCTGTGGCTCGTCACGCCGATGCAGTACGAGCCCGGCGAGAAGTGGCAGTACACACAAAGCGGGATCAACGCCGCGTCGCGCATCGTCGAGGTGATCAGCGCGATGACGTTCGACGCGTTCGTGCAGCAGCGGATCTTCGACCCGCTCGGCATGAAGGACACGACGTTCTACCCGACCGACGCACAGCTCGCGCGGCTGGCCACCGCCTACGTCAAGAACGCGGCGACCGGCGCGCTCGACGCGGTACCGCCGCGCCGCGACTACGGCCCGCGCAACCGGCCGCCACAAGGCAACGGTGGGCTCTACTCGACAGCACCCGACTATGCGCGCTTCTGTCGGATGCTGCTCAATGGCGGCACACTCGAAGGCCGCCGCTACCTCAGCGCCGCCTCGATGAGGTCTCTGACGACTCCCCTCACCGGCGACTTGCCGACCGGATTCTTCCAGAGCGACGCATGGGGGAACCGCGGCGCCAACTACGGCTGGGGCCTGGCCACCAGCATCCTGCGAACCCCACACGACGGCGTGGCGTCGATGCTCTCGACGGGGACCTACGGCCACGGCGGCGCCTGGGGCACGCAGGCCTGGATCGATCCCGTGAAGGGCGTGGCGTACATCCTCATGATCCAGCGATCTGGCCTGCCCAACAGCGATGGCAGCGACATCCGCCGAGCCTTCCAGCAGGCGGCGGCCGCGGCGCTCGCGAAGTAG